A window of Luteitalea sp. genomic DNA:
GGCCAGCACCACGATGATGGCGAGCGCCGTGACGCACTCGATGAGCGTGAAGCCGCGCACCGCACAGGGATGGCTTTGCTGCCATCGGTCCATGGGAAGCGGTAGTGCAAGCACCACGCCAAGGGCACACGGAAGAAGAACCCGCGCCACCACTAGCGATGCCGGCTAGCACGCCCCAAAAGTTGGCAAAACCTGCAGCGGTGGCGTGGAGAAAGGTGGCAGGATTTTCGAGGACGGGCCGAGCGCAATCAGAAGCCGTCGAGAGCTCAGTCGAGTTGTCACTCGTAGCGCAGGCCTTTAGGCCTGCCCTTGATCGCCTGCCTCTCGACCCCGCAATAGGCAGGCCTAAAGGCCTGCGCTACGCGACGGGGCGGGTGACAACAGAAGAGAACTCTGGGATTAGAGCTTCTGGCGAATCCTCTGGCGTGCAGACGCCCATATAGATTCCGGCTCGTCGCGGATGGCGACCATCGGGGAGAGAAGCGCTGCACGCCAGGCTGGG
This region includes:
- a CDS encoding prepilin-type N-terminal cleavage/methylation domain-containing protein, which gives rise to MDRWQQSHPCAVRGFTLIECVTALAIIVVLA